In Zhaonella formicivorans, one DNA window encodes the following:
- a CDS encoding trimethylamine methyltransferase family protein: MRTRSNYKANASTMLSILSPSQCEEIFLAAEEVLERTGVTFHDDEALEILKKAGCYVDGIRVRIPSYLVDRALRTVPHRVTLCNSRTGSRDVLLEGHNAYFGTGSDTPFFYDPFTGERKRSTKESVGWACKVIDALPNLDFVMSLGIVQDVPLLISDRHQFEVQVLNTGKPIVTTAHDIYGFADIIEMCEIIAGGEEELRKNPFMTLYAEPISPLQHAWEAASKLILAAKKALPVVYTPCVMAGGTVPATMAGVLVNGLAESLSGLVLHQNTREGAPFIMGGVFTIMDMGTTIFSYGSPEFNLLMSALADMAHYLKLPMFGTAGCTDSCIPDEQAAIEAAISIAMTAMSGPNLNHDVGYVEYGSTASLELLTIANDIIGMARRLVRGIRVDEDTLAVDLIDKVGPGGHFFTEEQSLRHMKYEIWNPSLINRQSYEVWKGQGSKTLTEVANEKVKDIILNYEPEPLPKDVQKKIGAVVERAERRLNAAV; encoded by the coding sequence ATGAGAACCAGAAGTAATTATAAAGCAAACGCCAGCACCATGTTAAGCATTCTTTCCCCCAGCCAGTGCGAAGAAATATTTTTGGCTGCAGAAGAAGTGCTGGAGCGTACCGGTGTTACTTTCCACGATGACGAGGCGTTGGAAATTTTAAAGAAAGCCGGCTGCTACGTAGACGGTATTCGTGTCAGAATTCCGTCCTACCTGGTGGACCGGGCCTTGAGAACAGTACCGCACCGGGTGACACTTTGCAACAGCCGCACCGGTTCCCGGGATGTGCTGTTAGAAGGACATAATGCCTACTTTGGCACAGGTTCCGATACTCCGTTTTTCTATGACCCCTTTACCGGTGAAAGAAAGCGCTCAACTAAAGAATCGGTGGGCTGGGCCTGCAAAGTCATCGATGCGCTGCCCAACCTGGACTTTGTAATGTCACTGGGTATCGTGCAGGATGTGCCCCTCTTAATCTCCGACAGGCACCAATTTGAAGTGCAGGTCTTAAACACCGGCAAACCTATTGTCACAACTGCCCATGACATCTACGGCTTTGCAGACATCATTGAAATGTGTGAAATCATTGCCGGCGGCGAGGAAGAACTGCGCAAGAATCCATTTATGACCCTTTATGCCGAACCTATTTCACCGCTGCAGCATGCCTGGGAAGCAGCTTCCAAATTGATTTTGGCTGCTAAGAAAGCCCTGCCGGTAGTCTATACACCTTGCGTTATGGCCGGAGGCACTGTTCCTGCTACTATGGCTGGAGTATTAGTTAACGGTCTGGCGGAAAGTTTGAGCGGACTGGTGCTGCACCAAAACACCCGCGAAGGGGCTCCCTTTATCATGGGCGGCGTCTTTACCATTATGGATATGGGAACTACCATTTTCTCCTATGGTTCTCCCGAATTCAACCTGCTGATGTCGGCTCTGGCCGATATGGCCCACTACCTGAAGCTGCCCATGTTCGGCACCGCAGGCTGCACCGATTCCTGCATTCCTGACGAGCAAGCCGCTATTGAAGCAGCTATATCCATTGCCATGACAGCCATGTCCGGGCCAAACCTGAACCATGACGTGGGTTATGTGGAATATGGTTCCACAGCAAGCCTGGAGCTCTTAACTATCGCCAACGATATTATCGGCATGGCCAGGAGGCTGGTGCGCGGCATCAGAGTGGATGAAGATACCTTGGCTGTGGACTTGATTGATAAGGTGGGACCTGGTGGACACTTTTTCACTGAAGAACAGTCATTAAGGCATATGAAGTATGAAATTTGGAACCCGAGTTTGATCAACCGCCAAAGCTACGAAGTTTGGAAAGGACAAGGCAGCAAGACATTAACTGAAGTAGCCAACGAAAAAGTTAAAGATATTATTCTAAACTACGAACCCGAGCCCCTGCCGAAAGACGTACAGAAGAAGATCGGAGCAGTTGTGGAACGGGCGGAAAGAAGGCTTAATGCAGCTGTATAA
- a CDS encoding formate/nitrite transporter family protein has product MPLHDRLNIDLLSPAAVTRKAETLGVEKAKNTIRSTVMLGILAGSFIAFAGEFYTVVIYDTHLGPSITKLLGGLAFSLGLILVVVAGAELFTGNTLLIIAYMTRKITFGQLLRNWALVYLGNFLGAIGTVLLIYFSEQWKLGNYAFAAQAIKIAADKVNSDLWIAFVRGILANSLVVLAVWLSYSGRTLTDKVLAVIFPVTAFVSSGFEHSIANMYFIPFGMLLKLNPEAAAAALAAYPDLHLANLNVAGFVLRNLLPVTLGNIIGGAVLVGLVYWFVYLHKKV; this is encoded by the coding sequence ATGCCATTGCATGATCGATTGAACATTGATTTACTCTCTCCGGCTGCCGTTACCCGCAAGGCTGAAACCCTGGGAGTGGAAAAAGCTAAGAATACAATCCGCAGTACGGTGATGCTGGGTATTCTGGCCGGCAGCTTTATAGCTTTTGCGGGAGAGTTTTATACTGTCGTAATTTACGATACTCACCTGGGTCCCAGTATTACCAAGCTCCTGGGAGGACTGGCTTTCTCCCTCGGGTTAATCCTGGTGGTGGTAGCCGGGGCAGAATTATTTACGGGAAACACTTTGTTGATTATAGCTTATATGACGCGGAAAATAACTTTCGGGCAGCTCTTGCGGAACTGGGCCCTGGTGTACCTTGGCAATTTTCTCGGGGCCATAGGAACGGTACTTCTAATCTATTTTTCTGAACAATGGAAACTGGGCAATTACGCCTTTGCGGCGCAAGCTATAAAGATTGCCGCCGATAAGGTGAACAGCGATCTTTGGATAGCGTTTGTGCGGGGCATTTTGGCTAACAGCCTAGTGGTGCTGGCCGTATGGTTAAGCTACAGTGGACGCACTTTGACGGATAAGGTGCTGGCGGTGATTTTTCCGGTTACGGCTTTTGTCTCGTCCGGATTTGAACACAGTATTGCCAATATGTACTTTATTCCCTTCGGTATGCTGCTCAAGCTTAACCCCGAGGCAGCGGCGGCAGCTTTGGCTGCTTATCCCGACTTGCATTTAGCCAATTTAAATGTTGCCGGGTTTGTGCTGCGCAATTTATTGCCGGTAACATTGGGGAATATTATTGGAGGAGCGGTTTTGGTTGGCTTGGTGTACTGGTTTGTTTATCTTCATAAAAAGGTATAA
- the nuoE gene encoding NADH-quinone oxidoreductase subunit NuoE produces MQTLSDNLHAELEKLIAKYRTADGGLVPLLQEAQDLVGYLPREVMEKIAQGLDLSLAKVVGVATFYSQFHLHPRGKNIIRVCQGTACHVRGGLAVLEKFEEKLGIGRGGTTKDLQFTIESVACLGACGLAPVVMVNDDTHGKMSPEKIPELLASYKGDKPHEQ; encoded by the coding sequence ATGCAGACCTTAAGTGACAATTTGCACGCTGAGCTGGAAAAACTGATTGCTAAATACAGAACGGCCGATGGGGGTCTGGTCCCGCTGCTGCAGGAAGCCCAGGATTTGGTAGGCTACCTTCCCCGGGAGGTGATGGAAAAAATCGCTCAGGGCCTGGATCTTTCTTTGGCTAAAGTAGTGGGGGTAGCTACTTTCTACTCCCAATTTCACCTCCATCCCCGGGGGAAAAACATCATCCGGGTTTGCCAGGGGACCGCTTGCCATGTGCGGGGCGGCCTTGCGGTGTTGGAGAAATTCGAGGAAAAGCTGGGAATTGGCCGTGGTGGCACCACCAAGGATTTACAGTTTACTATCGAATCTGTAGCTTGTTTGGGAGCTTGCGGCTTGGCACCGGTGGTCATGGTAAATGATGATACTCATGGCAAAATGAGCCCGGAAAAAATTCCTGAGCTCTTAGCAAGTTACAAAGGAGATAAGCCCCATGAGCAATAA
- a CDS encoding NADH-quinone oxidoreductase subunit NuoF: MSNKRILVCGGTGCISSKSRSTYDVLEEELRRHDELAEYQLAFTGCHGFCEQGPVIIIEPEGTFYAQVTPDKAKEVVTGLLKGEAVEGLLYVDPVSGCRVLRRDEIPFYQKQQRLVLKNCGLIDPEDIKDYLARDGYKALTLALQMDGQHIVDWVKQSGLRGRGGGGFPTGIKWESTRNAVGDKKYVICNADEGDPGAFMDRSLLEGDPHAVLEGMIIAGYATGAREGFIYIRAEYPLAVKRLAVAIEQAEKEGFLGENILGSGFSFTIRLKHGAGAFVCGEETALINSIQGNRGMPRPRPPFPAVKGLWDRPTLINNVETFANIPVIFSLGPHKYSQIGTEQSKGTKIFALTGKINNTGLVEVPMGITLREIIFDIAGGIRGGKEFKAVQIGGPSGGCLTEEHLDLPVDYDSLISAGAMMGSGGLVVMDESTCMVDLARFFLTFTRTESCGKCTPCREGTKRLLEILERITGGNGREGDIELLESLGRNVIDTSLCGLGQSAPNPILSTIRYFRKEYELHVKHKVCPAGVCKALTSYRVLAEKCKACGICKKHCPAGAITGEKKVAHVIDPEKCAKCGICFEKCPFGAIMK, from the coding sequence ATGAGCAATAAACGAATCCTGGTGTGCGGGGGTACAGGTTGCATTTCTTCTAAGTCCCGCTCTACTTATGATGTACTGGAAGAGGAACTGCGCCGGCATGATGAGTTGGCCGAATATCAGCTGGCATTTACCGGGTGCCACGGTTTTTGTGAACAAGGGCCGGTTATTATCATTGAACCTGAGGGTACTTTTTATGCCCAGGTAACTCCCGATAAAGCCAAGGAAGTGGTTACTGGGCTATTGAAAGGAGAAGCAGTGGAAGGACTGCTTTATGTAGACCCTGTATCGGGGTGCCGGGTGCTACGGAGGGATGAGATTCCTTTTTACCAAAAACAACAGCGCCTGGTGCTCAAAAATTGCGGCTTGATTGACCCGGAGGATATCAAAGACTACCTGGCCAGAGACGGGTACAAAGCTCTGACCCTGGCTTTACAAATGGACGGGCAGCATATAGTGGATTGGGTTAAGCAGTCAGGCCTCAGGGGCCGGGGAGGGGGTGGGTTCCCCACCGGGATCAAATGGGAATCCACCAGGAATGCCGTCGGAGATAAAAAATATGTGATCTGCAATGCTGACGAAGGCGACCCAGGCGCTTTCATGGACCGGAGTCTCCTGGAGGGCGACCCCCATGCAGTGCTGGAAGGAATGATCATAGCTGGCTATGCCACAGGCGCCAGGGAGGGCTTCATTTACATCCGTGCCGAGTATCCCCTGGCGGTAAAAAGGTTGGCCGTAGCTATTGAGCAGGCGGAAAAGGAAGGATTCTTGGGTGAGAACATCCTGGGCAGCGGTTTTTCCTTCACCATCCGCTTGAAGCATGGGGCCGGGGCTTTTGTCTGCGGGGAAGAGACAGCATTAATCAATTCTATCCAGGGCAACAGGGGTATGCCCAGGCCCCGCCCCCCTTTTCCGGCTGTCAAAGGCTTATGGGACAGGCCTACCCTGATCAACAACGTGGAAACTTTCGCCAACATTCCGGTGATTTTTAGCTTGGGGCCCCACAAGTATTCCCAAATTGGCACTGAGCAGAGCAAAGGGACGAAGATATTTGCTCTCACCGGGAAAATCAACAATACGGGCTTGGTGGAAGTGCCTATGGGGATTACGCTGCGGGAAATCATTTTTGACATTGCCGGTGGGATCCGGGGAGGAAAGGAGTTTAAAGCGGTGCAGATCGGTGGCCCGTCGGGGGGGTGTCTGACGGAAGAGCACTTGGACCTGCCAGTTGATTACGATTCGCTCATTAGCGCGGGGGCCATGATGGGTTCCGGCGGGCTGGTGGTAATGGATGAAAGCACCTGCATGGTGGATTTGGCCCGTTTCTTTTTAACCTTCACCCGTACGGAATCATGCGGGAAATGTACCCCCTGCAGGGAAGGAACTAAGAGGCTTTTGGAGATCCTGGAGCGCATCACCGGCGGCAACGGAAGGGAAGGAGACATCGAGCTGTTAGAAAGTTTAGGCAGAAACGTGATCGATACTTCCCTGTGCGGGTTGGGGCAATCGGCGCCAAACCCTATTTTAAGCACCATCCGGTATTTCCGGAAAGAATATGAGCTGCATGTAAAGCATAAGGTTTGCCCGGCTGGCGTGTGCAAAGCTTTAACCAGCTACCGGGTGCTGGCGGAGAAATGCAAAGCCTGCGGCATCTGCAAAAAGCACTGCCCGGCGGGCGCCATAACAGGGGAGAAAAAGGTAGCCCATGTGATTGACCCGGAAAAGTGCGCCAAGTGCGGCATTTGCTTTGAAAAGTGTCCTTTTGGAGCAATCATGAAATGA